Proteins from one Carassius gibelio isolate Cgi1373 ecotype wild population from Czech Republic chromosome A25, carGib1.2-hapl.c, whole genome shotgun sequence genomic window:
- the LOC127946680 gene encoding calcium and integrin-binding protein 1 isoform X2, which yields MGGASSKLAKDLLSEYQELTFLTKQEILLAHKIFSELQGGGSGPYSSRVSKDKILTLPELKANPFRERLCQVFSTSDPKDGSLSFEDFLDLLSAFSDSATLEIKSHYAFRIFDFDDDGTLDAGDLEELVNCLTGETDDTRLTAEEMRQLISNILEESDIDKDGTVNLSEFQHVISRSPDFVSSFKIVL from the exons ATGGGGGGAGCATCGAGCAAATTAGCCAAAGATCTTCTGTCAGAGTATCAG GAGCTCACATTCCTCACAAAGCAAGAGATCCTACT GGCACACAAGATATTCTCTGAGCTCCAGGGCGGAGGAAGTGGACCGTACAGCTCCAGAGTGTCCAAGGACAAGATCCTCACACTTCCTGAACTGAAG GCTAACCCCTTCAGGGAAAGGCTGTGCCAGGTCTTCTCGACCTCTGACCCGAAGGACGGCAGCTTGAGCTTTGAGGATTTCCTGGACCTCCTGAGTGCCTTCAGTGATTCTGCCACGCTGGAAATCAAGTCCCACTACGCTTTCCGAATCTTCG ATTTCGACGATGACGGGACGCTTGATGCTGGAGACCTGGAGGAGCTGGTGAACTGTCTGACCGGGGAGACGGACGACACCCGTCTGACCGCCGAGGAGATGAGACAGCTCATTAGTAAC ATCCTGGAGGAGTCCGACATCGATAAGGACGGGACGGTCAATCTCTCCGAGTTTCAGCACGTCATCTCCAGATCTCCTGATTTTGTCAG TTCATTCAAGATCGTGTTGTGA
- the LOC127946680 gene encoding calcium and integrin-binding protein 1 isoform X1, with translation MGGASSKLAKDLLSEYQELTFLTKQEILLAHKIFSELQGGGSGPYSSRVSKDKILTLPELKANPFRERLCQVFSTSDPKDGSLSFEDFLDLLSAFSDSATLEIKSHYAFRIFDFDDDGTLDAGDLEELVNCLTGETDDTRLTAEEMRQLISNILEESDIDKDGTVNLSEFQHVISRSPDFVRSESSSQHSKASDFS, from the exons ATGGGGGGAGCATCGAGCAAATTAGCCAAAGATCTTCTGTCAGAGTATCAG GAGCTCACATTCCTCACAAAGCAAGAGATCCTACT GGCACACAAGATATTCTCTGAGCTCCAGGGCGGAGGAAGTGGACCGTACAGCTCCAGAGTGTCCAAGGACAAGATCCTCACACTTCCTGAACTGAAG GCTAACCCCTTCAGGGAAAGGCTGTGCCAGGTCTTCTCGACCTCTGACCCGAAGGACGGCAGCTTGAGCTTTGAGGATTTCCTGGACCTCCTGAGTGCCTTCAGTGATTCTGCCACGCTGGAAATCAAGTCCCACTACGCTTTCCGAATCTTCG ATTTCGACGATGACGGGACGCTTGATGCTGGAGACCTGGAGGAGCTGGTGAACTGTCTGACCGGGGAGACGGACGACACCCGTCTGACCGCCGAGGAGATGAGACAGCTCATTAGTAAC ATCCTGGAGGAGTCCGACATCGATAAGGACGGGACGGTCAATCTCTCCGAGTTTCAGCACGTCATCTCCAGATCTCCTGATTTTGTCAG AAGTGAGTCTTCTTCCCAACACTCGAAGGCATCTGATTTCTCCTGA